TAAATACGCAATTTGGAGTAAATAATCTAAATGGTTGGCTTTGCCTATGGTGCCAATATAACTAACAACAAAAGGGAACTTAGCAGGAGGAGAGGAAGGAGAAAAGAAATGACAGTCGGCCATATTGGGAGCAAGCAAAATATCCTTTTCAGGGGCTTTTTGTTGCACAGCAGCCTGCATTCCAGGCGATAAGGTTACAATTTGTAACGATTTGTGGTAAATTTTAGCCTCCAGCGCAAATAGCCTTCGCCGGAGCCAACCATTGTTGATTATCCCCATTTCTATGGGTGCTTGCGGCCACAAATCCCTTACTTCAAACACATAAGGGATACTGTGCCAACGCTTGAGCCAAAGAGCTACCCATCCAATGGTGAGCGGGGTAGAAGTAGCATAGCAAATGCAAGGAGCATTTACCGTTTGTTTTTTTATTTGACGTGCCTTTCGATAGCATTGCCAGGTAAACTTTATAAAAGAAATAATTCTTTGAACAGTGCCCAGTTTGTTATCATAATACACTGGTAAGTAGTGCACTTTTATCCCATCAATTACTTTATAGGCGTGTGTTTTTTTGTTATGAGCAGTAATCATTTCCACCTCAAACCCAGCTTCAACCATTGCCTTGGCAATAAACAAAGAACGATGACTACCTCCTTCTTCTTTAGTTTTGAAGTATTGATGTAAGTATATGACTTTCAATGCTTTGTGTAGTTAAAATTTTGCTTTTAGCCAATAGTCAAGCACAACAACTGCCCAAATCTCTGAAGTATAATCCCTTTTTTTATGCTGGTGTGTTGCCAACATCTTTTCAAACTTAGGGTAATCTACCCATTCATATATCACTGGGTGCGGTTTTTTGAGCGAGTTTGTTATCCAAGGTAGCTTGCCTTCCTGTAGCCATTTGCCAAAAGGCATGCCAAACCCTTCTTTTGCTCTTTGGGTGTATAGTTGCCCTCCTCGTTTGTTGAGCCATTCTTTCAGCAACGTTTTTTTGCCTTTTTTCAGTAGTTCAAGCGCTGGGTAGTGTTGGATGGCTTTTGTGAGTGCTTGTGATAAATAAGGTACTCGCACCTCTAGCCCTTGTTGCATCGACATAGCATCAGTCATTGCTAACACATCATTTGCCAGGTAATGTGTTTTATCATAACACAAACACCAACGTAGCCACTTCTCGGTAGTAGTATGTTGTATCTGTGGTGGTGTTAAGTGGAGGTGCTTTCTGAGCGGAATCGTTTGTAGCTGGGTAAAGTTGACAAAAGTTTGGGCAGGGTGTATATCTATTTGTTCAAAAAACTTTTGAGTAAGCCTGATTTTATTACGCCAAGGGTAAGCCTTTCCATCTGATAACCCTTGGCCTAACCACTGGGCATAAGGCTTTAGGGCATTGAGCAAGGGGCGTTTTTTGAGGTATTGGGCAAAAGCCCAATGACGGTTATACCCTGCAAAAAGTTCATCTGCCCCCGCTCCTGAAAGTATCACTTTTACTTGTTTGCGGGCTTTTTTTGCCAATAAGTAAGTCAGCAAAGCTGCCCCATCTGCTATGGGTTGATCCAGGCAAGCCACCCAATGCGCCAAATCTTTTAAATCGGTGGCGTCAATGGTGTATTCGTGGTGTACGCTTTGGTATTGTTGGGCAGCAAGCCGGGCAAAGTGAAAATCTTTTGTACCAAAGTTTTGGTTATTAACCGTGTTGACCAGAGAAAAGGAGGGAAGGTTTTGAATGCCCAGTTCCTGAGCAATGCTTAGCAACAGAGTAGAGTCAACCCCACCGCTCAAAAAGATGCCTACTGGTACATCAGCTTGCAATTGCTGTGCTATAGAGGTAATCAATAACTCTTCAATTGATTGACTATCAGGTGTTTGAGTGTCAATTGAAGAAGTGCTATAAGTGGGTGTTGTATTAGTCGGTATTTCCTGTAATTTTTGGGTGTTTACATCAAAGTTTGCCAACAGGGGTAAGTGGTAAATATTCTGACAGAAGGTTTGAGGAGGTTGGGCATACTTAAAACGCAGATAATGCCCGACTTGTCCTTCGTTTAATCGGTTAGGTGCCACGCCGCTTGCTACCACGCCGCGTATTTCAGATGAAACCACCAGGCATCGTTCGTCCTGATAAAAATACAAAGGCTTAATCAAAAAAGAGTCACGCCCCAATAAAATTTGCTGTTGTTGTATATCAAGCAAAGCAAAAGCAAACATTCCCTCTAGTGCTGCTATGCCATTGGCTCCGCGGGTTATCAACCAATACAGCAACACCTCTGTATCGGTGTTAGTTTTCCAATGGTAAGAAGTTGGTAAAGCTGCTTTGAGCTGGAGGTAATTGTAAATTTCGCCATTAAAAATAAGCACATAACGCCCATCTTCTGAGAAAAAAGGTTGATTGCTGGCACTACTCAAGTCAATGATTTTGAGGTGGTTGTGCCCCATAAATACTTGTGCACTGGCCAAATTTAAATGTTCAACATAACTGCCGTCGGGTCCCCGGTGTTGGGTAGCCACATTCATTTGCCGAACATTGTCTATATTTAAATTCCCTCGAAAATCAACAATCAGATTGAGCCCACACATTACTTATTTTTGAGATCTTTCGCTACGTTTTTATCATAATAACGACACAAATTGGTCAAATTACATTCACCACACTTAGGAGCCCTTGCTACACATACGTAGCGCCCATGCAAGATAAGCCAATGGTGTGCTTTAGGAATAAGTTCTTCAGGAATGTATTTTACCAGCGTTTTTTCTACTTCCAGAGGTGTTTTCAAGTTTTGGTTTACCAGCCCCAACCGTTTCGATACCCTAAATACATGGGTATCTACCGCCATAGTGGGTTTATTATAAATCACCGAGGCAATCACATTGGCAGTTTTACGTCCTACACCAGGCAATTTTTGTAGTTCAGCTACCGTACTCGGAATCTCAGAGTTAAAATCATCTACCAGCATTTTTGCCATGCCAAGCAAGTGTTTGGTTTTGTTGTTGGGGTAAGAAATACTTCTTATATAAGGAAACAACTCGTCAAAATTACTTTCTTTGAGTAGTTCAGGGGTGGGGAATTTATCAAAAAGGGCAGGAGTTACCATATTTACACGTTTGTCAGTGCATTGGGCACTCAATATTACTGCTACCAGCAGTTCATAAGGCGTTCGGTAACTAAGCTCAGTTTCAGGCTCTGGAAGATTCTCAGTAAAATAATTGATCAACTGCTCATAACGTTCCGCTCTTCGCATAAAATCTCAGGTTTAAACATAAAAAAATTGCTTTGCAATTAACGAATTTTCATCATTAACCACAAAGCAATCGAATGTAGAATAAAATTTTGAGAAAGAATGACAAAACTTACACCGAATGCATATCAAGCGATTGCGCGCTACTTATAATCTTCCGAATCACTTCATCTGAAGGCGATTCCATTAAATCGTCCAGATCGTGCTGGGAAGAAGTCATTTGGTCGTACAATTTCTTGAATTTGGTGTCAGTTTGTAATAAAATTTCAATAATTTCATTCTCTACCTGTGAGGTTTCTCCGTAAATATACCTCACGAGGTCATTTGGGGTATACATTTTTGTCATACGTAATTTTATATTTATTCATCTGCTTTCTAAGGTTGATGAGCGCGTAACGCATTCTACCTAAAGCCGTGTTCACACTAACATTAGTAGCATTAGCAATCTCTTGAAAGCTCATTTCTGCATAATGTCGCATTATAAGAACTTCCCTTTGTTTTTCGGGTAATTTTTGAATTAAAACCCTTAGCTTGCTATATGTTTCTTTTTTAATTTGGGCAGCCTCTATTGAATCTTCCGAAAAATTAAGGGTATTCAATACGTTTGCTCCTTCTTCGAGCAATACTTTTGGATAACGTTTTTCTTTACGGAAGTAGTCAATGGCAAGGTTATGTGCAATGCGGGTGATCCAGGGTAAAAATTTCCCTTCCTCATTGTATTTACCCGTTTTGATAGTTTTTATTGCTTTAATAAAAGTATCTTGTAGTAAATCTTCTGCAATAAAATGATCTTTAACGATTAATAAAATAGTTGTGTAAACTTTGGCCTTATGCCTGTGAACCAACGTTTCGAACGCTTTTTCATCTCCATTTTTGTAAAGTGATACTAATGTACTATCACTTATCTGATTGTGCGCCATATTTTCTTGTACATTTGATTAACGCGGACTTCTATGCCTTATTGTTTTGCCTCGCGAAAGTTTATAAAACAGTGGCAAACCACGTTTAGATTTTAAAATTTAACACCTGAATGCGAACAGTTGCTTGTTACGAATGTAATTAGATTATAATATTACTTTTTAAAGATATTATGATTAGATTTCAAGAGTGTGACAAACACCTTGCAAAACAATCAAAATTGTAGTTACCAAATTATTTAAAAGATATAATAAGTTTGTTAGTATGTTGTTTTGACAAAAGAATTCAACAAAAAGCAATATAAACGTAATCTAACTATTTTTATTACGAAGTACACCTTCATTTGGTTTGTTTTTAACATTTCGAGTTTGGTGTATTTCTAATAATTCCACTCACTTTTAAAAGCAAATCGCAATCACTATTACGTGATATATTTTAGTTTGTTATGGTTTTTAGGTAAAATACCTATAAATCACCTAGGGTTTTATGAGAAAAAAAACCATGTCTATAGGGCTTTTAAGCAAAAGCCTGTTTGGTGGTGCTTGTACTGAGTCTATCCTGTTTTTATGAAACCTTGCCTGCCTTTTTAGGTGCTTTTTCACAACTATTTAGTATGTTAGAATGTAAAAACACGTAGACTAATTCATAATTAGACTAGTTTTTGTATAACGAACTATGATCCTTATTTTCAACTTTTACGAACGATATTGAATGGACTTTTTCGCTAAAAGAAATAGCAACTTATCGACAAAAAAAAATGTAATCAAAAGCCCGCAAAGGTGGTCTGTGTTTATATGGGCATTACTGATTATTGGTTGTTTGTCGGTTACTGTAACCGCACAGGATAACAAAAAACGCACAGATTCTATCTCAAAAAGTAATACAGAGAAGCGTCAAGGCTCAACAGCTAAGAAACAAGAGGTAAAGGCGGCAAAAAAAACAAAATCTTCAGGTTTTTTCTCTAAAAAGTATTATGGCAGTACAGTCAAGCAATGGCTCATAGCACTTTCTATTATTTTGGGGGCAATCATTGTAGGGCGAATACTCTATTGGTTTTTCACTAAAATAGTGAGGATTTTTACTGATAAAACAGAAACCAAGCTCGACGATATCATCATTGATAAAATTGAAGAGCCTATAGTGGCAGCCATTGTGATTGGAGGTTTTTGGTGGGGAATCAGCTACTTGCAATTTGCAATCAAGACAAGAAATCAGATTGAAGGTATTATCTACCTGATCATTATTTTAGATATAGCCTGGCTCATTGTTCGTACTATTGACGGTCTCATAGAGGAGTATATAGTACCTATAGTAGAAGAGTCGGAGAGTAACCTCGATGACGCTATTTTGCCCATTGCCCGAAGGGGCTTCAAGGTAATTGTATGGGTAATTGCCGTAGTTGTGGGGCTCAACAATGCAGGCTATGACGTGGCCACAGTGTTGGCTGGTTTGGGTATTGGTGGGGTGGCGCTTGCTATAGGTGCACGTACTACCATTATGAATATTTTTGGAGGGCTAAGTGTATTAATCAATCAGCCTTTTAAAATTGGTGACCGGATATTGATTAGTGGACACGATGGGTATGTACAAGAGATTGGTTTAAGTAATACTCGTTTGAGAACTTTTATAGATGACTATTTGGTGACAATTCCTAACAAGGTTTTTACTGACAAAGAGGTTGTCAACATTTCGGCCGCATCAGGTGTTAAAGGCGTGTTTTTTCTCAATATTTCTACCAATACTGTTCCCGAAAAAATAACAGGCCTGACCAAGTTCTTGCAGCAACTATCAATCAATCACGAGCATTTAGAAGAAGACAACAAAACTACTTTACAAGAGTTTTCCGACTTTTCGGTCATGGTAAGGTATGTATTTTATATCAAAAGTACTTCTCCCTATTGGGACATTAAAACAGAACTTGGGGTAAGAATTATGCAGTATTTCAGAGAAAATGATATTATGTTTGCCCAGCGTAGAATGACATTCGAGTCTGAAAAAAAGGCAGCCTCTTCACCACCAGACGTAGATGATGACAAAGATGAATCTGGTTTTGGGTTTTAGCAGAAAGCAAAAGGGTATTAAACCTAGACTGTAAATTTAATACCCATTACTAAAATATCGTCTATTTGAGACTCATTACCTACTTGCATCCAGTTTTCCAGCGTTGATTCCAGTATAGACTTTTGTTGACTAAGAGGTTTTTGATAGTTTTCTTTCAATGCTTTTTCAAAACGTGCATTCATAAACTTTCTGCGGTCTGGACCTCCAAACTGATCTAAATATCCATCTGAAAAGAGATAAACCATGGTAAGTTGGCTATAGGTAATCGTGTGTGCAGTAAAAGGATTTTCTTGGATATTGTCTCCACCTATTGCAAACCTATCTCCTTTGATCTTATGAAGCTCATTATTCTTTATATATACCAACGGGTTTTTTGCCCCCGCAAAATGTATTTCACTTTTATCTTTGGGTTTAGAAATTAGTGAAATATCCATCCCATCTTTATTATCATTATCTTCTTGATGAAGTGTTTTTCTAACTTTCTGGTGCATTTCATACAATATTTCGTTTGGCTCAGTAATCTTTTCTGCCTTTACTATATCGTTTAAAATAGCAACCCCAATCATAGAAAGAAAAGCCCCTGGTATGCCATGCCCTTGACAATCGACGGCAGCTGCTATGTAATGGCTTTCTGTTTCCACCAGGTAGTAAAAATCACCAGAAACTACCTGAAGAGGTTTAAATAAAATAAACAAGTCTTTATTCAAGTAATTAGAAATACTTGAGTCTATGGATAAGCAAGCATTTTGGATGGTTTGAGCATATTTGATAGAAGCTATGAGGTTGTCATTTTGTACTTGAGTTTTTACTAATACCTGGTTGAGCATTTGATTTTGGGCTTCTATTTCTTCTTTATTCTCCTGTAGTGCGACTGTATTTTCATTGATTTGCTTGAAAGTTGGTCGGAAAATAAAAAAACCTTCGATACCAAGTAATAATAAGGTAACACTCATTAGCATCATCTCTAAGTTACGAAACTTAGTGATGTTGTCTTTACTAAGTTTAGCAAATTGAAACGTGATATGATTCATGAGCTTTAGAAACTCTTCTTCATTATTTAGTATTTGATCGACATAGGCTTTTTGCTCTAAGGTATTGATTGAAAAACGAGCTTGGATGAGTTTTTGGGAAGCTTGAGTTATGCTGTCTTTATAGGGTTTTATTTGTCTGAATTTCTTTTTGTTGACTTGATCGAGGTCGGGTTTAGGTAAGTTAAGCAGTGCATCCCCTTTTAAAAGACCTTGATGGGAATGATTCCAAAGGTTTAAAGCGAGTTTGAGTTTTTGTTGATGCTGACTAAACTCGGTGATGTTTTTTGCCCTCAGGATCAGTAGTGCCTCTTTGGTAATTTTCTGGCTAAACATTCTTTGACGCCCCGAAATATTGATAATGTGAGAATTCTCTTCTTCTTTATGCAGGTATATTTGTAAAAATAATTGGCTCCCAATTGTAAACGCTGCAATCATAAATAGGGCAACTATGTATATGTATGTATATTTCCTTGTATGTATTTGCATAATTGCAATTTTGATAAAATCTAAAGCATCATTTAGAGGTATACATATTGTGCAGTAAGTTTTTTTTAAAGAATTGTCAAAACAATGATTTAGTATAAGTCCAGAGCCCTGTTTCGTTAGTAACTAACGAGTGTGTAAGTTGCTTATTTTTAGATATTTATAGTTAGAGGCTGCTTTGCCCATTCTCTTTTTTTGAGTACTGGCACTTTTATCACAAATGTTCAAAAAAAAGAAGTTACCCAGTTAAATTACTGGTAATCAGCAGTTGGTTTTATATAAAGTGATGGTGAATGGTTAGTATAACTTATGTTTGCAAAAACTATACAAGGCATTGCTTTTTACTTTTGCCAGAGGAAAATAAAAAGTAAGATAAAGAGTTTTGATGCAGCAGTCAGCTCTACCAAAGAAGAGTATTGAAAACACTTACTCTTCTCCTTTAATCTCCAGATAATCTTGCCACATAGCCCTTAATGTACCCAAGCGGGCTTTTTCTTTGTCTTTAAGCAATACATATTTGGCTGGTTTACTGCCTTCAGTAGTCGTTTGTTCAGGGGTATAGATAAAGGTGAAAACACTGTCGTGGCGTCTAAACTTAATATATGTTTTATTGTTTTTGGTTTGTTTACTCACCGTGTGGTACAGCCTTGCTTCATCTATAGCCTGGTATATATCTTTTACTTCCATTGATTTACTTTGGTTAAAATTTAAGTGCCATTGAAAATGTCACAAAAGCATCATTGTTACTTCTCATGTTTTCTTTAGGGAATAACTCATCTGGGGCAGTGAAAAATTTGCCTTCCAACCTGATAGCCATGTTTTTTTGTGGGCGATAAGCCAAGTTGAGCGACCCAGTATTGAGCATAAAACCATTGGGTGTTCCTGTATTCATCAATACTTCACTGGGGTCGTTGTAGTTTTCAAAAAACGCGGCTATTGACCACTTGTCAGAGAGTTTGTAACGCAACCATACAAAAAACTCGGTAGCTGTATCATAAGCCGAGGTGCCCAGCTGTTCTTTTGCGTGATACTCTACAGTAGCGGCTACCTGTAGTCGGTCAGTAATGTCATATTTTACATAAAAGTCATTAAAAAAAGCAATTTGAGCCGAGAGACTGTCTAGGTTATCGTTTCCTATATAGTTGCCATAACCTATCAAGAGCTGATCGTTGACCTGATAACTGGCGGTGAGCATCAGTGACTTAGCTGAATTATTGTCTTGTATTTTTTGTAGTCCGTTTACCAGCGAAACATCCAGGGTAAATTTCTTAGAAGGAGTCCAGGTGAGGGCAAGCCCCGATTGGTAATAAGGCATAATATCGGCAGCAAAAGACCGTGAATACACAGGGTTTTCGATAGATAAGTTACTTTCAAGGTTAATGGCTGCTTCTCTGATGCCTATAGTAGCTTTGAGTTCATTGGTAAGCTTATAAGACACGTTTGCCAAGTAAATGTTTCTTAAAAAACCGGGCTCTCCAGCGTAATTGTTTCTCACGAAGGTTCCTTCTTGTAAAGCGAAGTTGGCTTCTACTTTTCCTTTTTGATAATTCGCTTGTAAAATCCCCCAGTTAAGGTTAAATTCATTATGCCGGGCAGGTTGGGTAAAGTATGCTAGGTTTTTGCTAGTGGGATTATTAAAGGTATAAGTATAATAACTGTCAACAAACCCAGAAATGGTGAAAGGGCTTGTTTCTTTGCTTTTTTGTCCCTCTTCCTGGGCAAAACAATTACATTGTGCAATGATACAGCATAAGATAATGAGTAAGCTTGGTTTCATATAAAAGGTTTGTTAAGATTTTTGTTGAAAACAGCATATACCCCCAAGCGCACAGCTTAGGGATAAGCGCTAATGATTGCCAAAAATATAAAAAAAGAGCAGATGGGAAACTATTATGTTTTTTTTAAGCAATTTTTAAGTTGTAGGCGCACAAGTACAACATCATAGTATTGTTTATTTTTCAGATAGTTTCTAAAGTTTATTATCATAGTTTAATACTTTATGGCAAAGAGTCAAACCACTCCACGTCGTTTTTATTTATTTGTGTTAGGGCTTATGGGAGCCTTCATCATCGTTTTTGTGTATTGCCTGAGTATTATGCTATTGGCAAACCGCAAAGCGGAGCCATTGACCAAAAGCGAAAGAAGTATTAGGGCGTTGGGCAAAGCTTATATACAGTTTGGATACTATGAGTTGAGAGAGTTTTACCTGACTTTGGCAGCAAAAGAAGAAAAAAGGGCTGACTTGATTAAAGAAACAGATAGCCTTTGGGCACACATTGAAACAAACATCGCTCAGTACCAAAAGTATACTATGTTAGAACAGCCTGCTGCAACTACGCTTCGTAAAATGTTGCAGGCTTACCGCCAAAGTTCCCTTACCAGAAGAAAGCTGTTGGAGTCGGGGCAGTTCAATCAGGCGTTAAGTCATTTAACCTCAAACCAACACCAGCAGGTATTTTATAAGCAAGAAGAATTGTTTGGTGATATAGGTGACTTGTTGCCTTACCAAATGCAAAAGTTATTGAAACCCGAAGCGTCAGCCTATGTCCATGGGCTCTCGGGTATGGTAAGCGCTGGTTGGGTACTTATAGTGGCTTCAATTATAATCTTTATTTTTATTCAATTAGCATTTGATGCTTTTGAGCGCAAGTTGTTGGTCAAAAGAATATTGCCTTTACTTATTCTTATCAATGTAGTTGTTCAGGGCATTGTATTGTTTAAGCCTTCCCCTCGTTTTGGTGCCAAGTATCAACTGGTACAAGACCATACCCTCTTTATCAATTTTATGAGCTATTTTAATCATTATACCCAGTTAGAGTTTAAGCATGCACTAGACTCATCACGCTTGGTAAAAAAACAAATAGAGGAGGAGATGGCTGTATATCACCGCTCGGTGCGTCAGACATTGCGCGATAGCCAGCATAAGTTGGGCTCAAGGTTTAAACATGAGATCTCGCAA
This sequence is a window from Microscilla marina ATCC 23134. Protein-coding genes within it:
- a CDS encoding glycosyltransferase family 4 protein; its protein translation is MKVIYLHQYFKTKEEGGSHRSLFIAKAMVEAGFEVEMITAHNKKTHAYKVIDGIKVHYLPVYYDNKLGTVQRIISFIKFTWQCYRKARQIKKQTVNAPCICYATSTPLTIGWVALWLKRWHSIPYVFEVRDLWPQAPIEMGIINNGWLRRRLFALEAKIYHKSLQIVTLSPGMQAAVQQKAPEKDILLAPNMADCHFFSPSSPPAKFPFVVSYIGTIGKANHLDYLLQIAYLAEKRGMNQIEFWIIGEGKALENIRQKAEKLPNVKLYGAVDKGTARRLLDQSQATYTSFLAKPVLATCSPNKFFDSLAAGKLTIVNTSGWLKEIVEENQCGFYAAPDKPNDFLDQLMPFVIQVDLLEKYQQNARKVAESQFPREKITLQVVNLVKTHFDKQRKRREV
- the asnB gene encoding asparagine synthase (glutamine-hydrolyzing), producing the protein MCGLNLIVDFRGNLNIDNVRQMNVATQHRGPDGSYVEHLNLASAQVFMGHNHLKIIDLSSASNQPFFSEDGRYVLIFNGEIYNYLQLKAALPTSYHWKTNTDTEVLLYWLITRGANGIAALEGMFAFALLDIQQQQILLGRDSFLIKPLYFYQDERCLVVSSEIRGVVASGVAPNRLNEGQVGHYLRFKYAQPPQTFCQNIYHLPLLANFDVNTQKLQEIPTNTTPTYSTSSIDTQTPDSQSIEELLITSIAQQLQADVPVGIFLSGGVDSTLLLSIAQELGIQNLPSFSLVNTVNNQNFGTKDFHFARLAAQQYQSVHHEYTIDATDLKDLAHWVACLDQPIADGAALLTYLLAKKARKQVKVILSGAGADELFAGYNRHWAFAQYLKKRPLLNALKPYAQWLGQGLSDGKAYPWRNKIRLTQKFFEQIDIHPAQTFVNFTQLQTIPLRKHLHLTPPQIQHTTTEKWLRWCLCYDKTHYLANDVLAMTDAMSMQQGLEVRVPYLSQALTKAIQHYPALELLKKGKKTLLKEWLNKRGGQLYTQRAKEGFGMPFGKWLQEGKLPWITNSLKKPHPVIYEWVDYPKFEKMLATHQHKKRDYTSEIWAVVVLDYWLKAKF
- the nth gene encoding endonuclease III; translated protein: MRRAERYEQLINYFTENLPEPETELSYRTPYELLVAVILSAQCTDKRVNMVTPALFDKFPTPELLKESNFDELFPYIRSISYPNNKTKHLLGMAKMLVDDFNSEIPSTVAELQKLPGVGRKTANVIASVIYNKPTMAVDTHVFRVSKRLGLVNQNLKTPLEVEKTLVKYIPEELIPKAHHWLILHGRYVCVARAPKCGECNLTNLCRYYDKNVAKDLKNK
- a CDS encoding RNA polymerase sigma factor is translated as MAHNQISDSTLVSLYKNGDEKAFETLVHRHKAKVYTTILLIVKDHFIAEDLLQDTFIKAIKTIKTGKYNEEGKFLPWITRIAHNLAIDYFRKEKRYPKVLLEEGANVLNTLNFSEDSIEAAQIKKETYSKLRVLIQKLPEKQREVLIMRHYAEMSFQEIANATNVSVNTALGRMRYALINLRKQMNKYKITYDKNVYPK
- a CDS encoding mechanosensitive ion channel family protein produces the protein MDFFAKRNSNLSTKKNVIKSPQRWSVFIWALLIIGCLSVTVTAQDNKKRTDSISKSNTEKRQGSTAKKQEVKAAKKTKSSGFFSKKYYGSTVKQWLIALSIILGAIIVGRILYWFFTKIVRIFTDKTETKLDDIIIDKIEEPIVAAIVIGGFWWGISYLQFAIKTRNQIEGIIYLIIILDIAWLIVRTIDGLIEEYIVPIVEESESNLDDAILPIARRGFKVIVWVIAVVVGLNNAGYDVATVLAGLGIGGVALAIGARTTIMNIFGGLSVLINQPFKIGDRILISGHDGYVQEIGLSNTRLRTFIDDYLVTIPNKVFTDKEVVNISAASGVKGVFFLNISTNTVPEKITGLTKFLQQLSINHEHLEEDNKTTLQEFSDFSVMVRYVFYIKSTSPYWDIKTELGVRIMQYFRENDIMFAQRRMTFESEKKAASSPPDVDDDKDESGFGF
- a CDS encoding SpoIIE family protein phosphatase, with the protein product MQIHTRKYTYIYIVALFMIAAFTIGSQLFLQIYLHKEEENSHIINISGRQRMFSQKITKEALLILRAKNITEFSQHQQKLKLALNLWNHSHQGLLKGDALLNLPKPDLDQVNKKKFRQIKPYKDSITQASQKLIQARFSINTLEQKAYVDQILNNEEEFLKLMNHITFQFAKLSKDNITKFRNLEMMLMSVTLLLLGIEGFFIFRPTFKQINENTVALQENKEEIEAQNQMLNQVLVKTQVQNDNLIASIKYAQTIQNACLSIDSSISNYLNKDLFILFKPLQVVSGDFYYLVETESHYIAAAVDCQGHGIPGAFLSMIGVAILNDIVKAEKITEPNEILYEMHQKVRKTLHQEDNDNKDGMDISLISKPKDKSEIHFAGAKNPLVYIKNNELHKIKGDRFAIGGDNIQENPFTAHTITYSQLTMVYLFSDGYLDQFGGPDRRKFMNARFEKALKENYQKPLSQQKSILESTLENWMQVGNESQIDDILVMGIKFTV
- a CDS encoding outer membrane beta-barrel protein, yielding MKPSLLIILCCIIAQCNCFAQEEGQKSKETSPFTISGFVDSYYTYTFNNPTSKNLAYFTQPARHNEFNLNWGILQANYQKGKVEANFALQEGTFVRNNYAGEPGFLRNIYLANVSYKLTNELKATIGIREAAINLESNLSIENPVYSRSFAADIMPYYQSGLALTWTPSKKFTLDVSLVNGLQKIQDNNSAKSLMLTASYQVNDQLLIGYGNYIGNDNLDSLSAQIAFFNDFYVKYDITDRLQVAATVEYHAKEQLGTSAYDTATEFFVWLRYKLSDKWSIAAFFENYNDPSEVLMNTGTPNGFMLNTGSLNLAYRPQKNMAIRLEGKFFTAPDELFPKENMRSNNDAFVTFSMALKF
- a CDS encoding MCP four helix bundle domain-containing protein, translated to MAKSQTTPRRFYLFVLGLMGAFIIVFVYCLSIMLLANRKAEPLTKSERSIRALGKAYIQFGYYELREFYLTLAAKEEKRADLIKETDSLWAHIETNIAQYQKYTMLEQPAATTLRKMLQAYRQSSLTRRKLLESGQFNQALSHLTSNQHQQVFYKQEELFGDIGDLLPYQMQKLLKPEASAYVHGLSGMVSAGWVLIVASIIIFIFIQLAFDAFERKLLVKRILPLLILINVVVQGIVLFKPSPRFGAKYQLVQDHTLFINFMSYFNHYTQLEFKHALDSSRLVKKQIEEEMAVYHRSVRQTLRDSQHKLGSRFKHEISQLKKLRKEYFTKQRIPALVYSFNSGELAALRLLMPSGHLSDSTLNSLDPESVIYEEGQNARIIREFHQSFDKILQGLDTHYPVAVQKLCQKNPYRGFYWGGIGLCVLGLIWLLWRFRKPKKWVVYKAKSHFLVKKQLS